The following coding sequences are from one Pseudomonas oryzae window:
- the flgD gene encoding flagellar hook assembly protein FlgD, translating into MSNTIDSSVISAINGGGSSASVSEQKKADDLRNNFMTLLVTQLQNQDPLKPMENAEMTSQLAQVNTLSGIEELNATLKGITGQIDAGQTLQASALIGRGVLVPGDRVLVGSGQATPFGVELAKAADQVKVSIYDGAGQLVRQFDLGALSAGVESFVWDGTLNDGSVAPDGAYRVAVEALADEKTQPATVLTYGQVGGVSSTASGPQLDLGATLGRVGLQDIRQIL; encoded by the coding sequence ATGAGCAACACCATCGACAGCTCGGTCATCAGTGCGATCAATGGCGGCGGCAGTTCGGCCAGCGTCAGCGAGCAGAAGAAGGCCGACGACCTGCGCAACAACTTCATGACCCTGCTGGTCACCCAGCTGCAGAACCAGGATCCGCTCAAGCCGATGGAGAACGCGGAGATGACCTCGCAGCTGGCGCAGGTCAACACCCTCAGCGGCATCGAGGAGCTCAACGCCACCCTCAAGGGCATCACCGGGCAGATCGATGCCGGACAGACCCTGCAGGCCTCGGCGCTGATCGGTCGTGGCGTGCTGGTACCGGGCGACCGCGTGCTGGTCGGCAGTGGCCAGGCCACGCCGTTCGGCGTCGAGCTGGCGAAGGCCGCCGATCAGGTCAAGGTCAGCATCTACGACGGTGCCGGTCAGCTGGTGCGCCAGTTCGATCTGGGCGCGCTGTCGGCTGGGGTCGAGTCGTTCGTCTGGGACGGCACCCTCAACGACGGCAGCGTGGCGCCGGATGGCGCCTACCGGGTCGCCGTCGAGGCACTGGCCGACGAGAAGACCCAACCGGCCACCGTGCTTACCTATGGTCAGGTCGGTGGCGTCAGCAGCACCGCCAGCGGCCCGCAACTGGACCTCGGTGCCACTCTGGGACGGGTAGGCCTGCAGGATATCCGTCAGATCCTCTGA
- the flgK gene encoding flagellar hook-associated protein FlgK, protein MSIFSIGVSGLQTAQTVLATTSNNISNVYTPGYNRQLAQVGERFAGSGVEVVNIERQFNQFVANQLNRSNGVAGALSSYHAQVSQIDTLLADREAGLAPLMSKFFSALEDVVASPADPAARQGVLGAAQTLTGQFRAFEGYLSDMQSSINGQLKDQVTQINNTAGQVANLNREIALAKAKTGEAPNGLLNMRDQLVAELSQRIDARLTVQDGGSYNLTLGNGLSLVSGTNSFKLEAMRSSEDASRFVVGYRDPGGNLVEFPDTTFQDGELGGLMTFRRESLDRTQGQLGQLAVSLAVAFNQQHAQGVDLYGDAGGDFFTIGAPVSFSNTGNRGDAVLSASYDPAALASLTASDYNVSWSAADGYSVVRRDIGAAVEANYDSANGTLSFGGMTVQVSGTPAEGDRFLIQPTRAAAARLGNNLTDPARIAAGQPEGGSGSGDNRNALQLQALQTRSLVGGQATLSQGYAAIVSDIGNRTSIAAANLSAQQGLSEQLSALQQADSGVNLDEEAANLIRYQQFYQANAKVIEIGATVLDTLLGIRA, encoded by the coding sequence ATGAGCATCTTCTCCATCGGCGTCAGCGGCCTGCAGACCGCGCAGACGGTGCTGGCCACCACCAGCAACAACATCAGCAACGTCTACACCCCCGGCTACAACCGTCAGCTGGCGCAGGTGGGCGAGCGCTTCGCCGGTAGCGGCGTCGAGGTGGTGAACATCGAGCGCCAGTTCAACCAGTTCGTCGCCAACCAGCTCAACCGCAGCAACGGTGTGGCCGGCGCGCTGAGCAGCTACCACGCCCAGGTCAGCCAGATCGACACCCTGCTGGCCGACCGCGAAGCCGGCCTGGCGCCGCTGATGAGCAAATTCTTCTCCGCCCTGGAAGACGTGGTGGCCTCGCCGGCCGATCCGGCTGCCCGTCAGGGCGTGCTGGGTGCCGCGCAGACCCTGACCGGCCAGTTCCGCGCGTTCGAGGGCTACCTCAGCGACATGCAGAGCAGCATCAACGGCCAGCTCAAGGACCAGGTCACCCAGATCAACAACACCGCCGGCCAGGTCGCCAACCTCAACCGCGAGATCGCCCTGGCCAAGGCCAAGACCGGCGAGGCGCCCAACGGCCTGCTCAACATGCGCGACCAGCTGGTCGCCGAGCTCAGCCAGCGTATCGACGCACGGCTGACCGTCCAGGATGGCGGCAGCTACAACCTGACCCTCGGCAACGGCCTGAGCCTGGTCAGCGGCACCAACAGCTTCAAGCTCGAGGCCATGCGCTCCTCCGAGGATGCCAGCCGCTTCGTGGTCGGCTACCGCGATCCTGGCGGCAACCTGGTGGAGTTTCCCGACACCACCTTCCAGGACGGCGAGCTGGGCGGGCTGATGACCTTCCGCCGCGAAAGCCTCGACCGTACCCAGGGCCAGCTCGGCCAGCTGGCGGTGTCCCTGGCGGTGGCCTTCAACCAGCAGCATGCCCAGGGCGTCGACCTCTACGGCGATGCCGGCGGCGACTTCTTCACCATCGGCGCGCCGGTCAGCTTCAGCAACACCGGCAACCGCGGCGATGCCGTGCTCAGCGCCAGCTACGACCCGGCCGCGCTGGCCAGCCTCACCGCCAGCGACTACAACGTCAGCTGGAGCGCTGCCGACGGCTACAGCGTGGTGCGTCGCGATATCGGCGCGGCGGTCGAGGCCAACTACGACAGCGCCAACGGTACCCTCAGCTTCGGCGGCATGACCGTGCAGGTCAGCGGCACGCCCGCCGAGGGCGACCGCTTCCTGATCCAGCCGACCCGCGCTGCCGCGGCGCGCCTGGGCAACAACCTGACCGATCCGGCGCGCATCGCCGCCGGCCAGCCGGAGGGCGGCAGCGGCTCCGGCGACAACCGCAACGCCCTGCAGCTGCAGGCGCTGCAGACGCGCAGCCTGGTGGGCGGCCAGGCCACCCTCAGCCAGGGCTATGCCGCCATCGTCAGCGACATCGGCAACCGCACCAGCATCGCCGCCGCCAACCTCTCGGCCCAGCAGGGCCTGAGCGAGCAGCTCAGCGCGCTGCAGCAGGCCGACTCCGGGGTCAACCTCGACGAGGAGGCCGCCAACCTGATCCGCTATCAGCAGTTCTACCAGGCCAACGCCAAGGTGATCGAGATCGGCGCGACCGTGCTCGACACCCTGCTCGGCATCCGGGCCTGA
- the flgM gene encoding flagellar biosynthesis anti-sigma factor FlgM: MKIDSSHLPARPAATTGKPAPTRAQEGQAAPSEQAPSTVTHLSAAGSRTGSEDIDLARVAELRQAIKEGRLEISADRIADGLIASVREQLEQN, encoded by the coding sequence GTGAAAATCGACAGTTCACATCTACCGGCCCGCCCGGCCGCGACGACCGGCAAGCCCGCGCCGACCCGCGCCCAGGAAGGCCAGGCCGCGCCCAGCGAGCAGGCGCCCTCCACGGTGACCCACTTGAGCGCCGCCGGCAGCCGGACCGGCAGCGAGGATATCGACCTCGCCCGCGTCGCCGAACTGCGCCAGGCCATCAAGGAAGGCCGCCTGGAAATCAGCGCCGACCGTATCGCCGACGGCCTGATCGCCAGCGTGCGCGAACAGCTCGAGCAGAACTGA
- a CDS encoding flagellar basal body L-ring protein FlgH, with the protein MSTFRAAAALLAALLLAGCAQLPRPSVVGEQELVQIPERPLPQANGAIFQSRQGFQPLFEDRRPRQVGDILTVVLNEQVSASKNAAANASRNGSASLTPVTVPDKLSQLADWATELEGENVFAGSGGAKANNSFNGTITVSVLEVMTNGNLRVRGEKQIAINQGTEFIRFSGVVNPRAITVQNTVPSTQVADARIEYVGDGYINEAQTMGWLQRFFLNVSPF; encoded by the coding sequence ATGAGCACCTTCCGCGCCGCCGCCGCCCTGCTGGCGGCCCTGCTGCTGGCCGGTTGCGCGCAGTTGCCGCGGCCCTCGGTGGTCGGCGAGCAGGAGCTGGTGCAGATTCCCGAGCGGCCGCTGCCGCAGGCCAACGGCGCGATCTTCCAGTCGCGCCAGGGCTTCCAGCCGCTGTTCGAGGACCGTCGTCCGCGCCAGGTCGGCGACATCCTCACCGTGGTGCTCAACGAGCAGGTCAGCGCCAGCAAGAATGCCGCCGCCAACGCCAGTCGCAACGGCTCGGCCAGCCTGACGCCGGTCACCGTGCCCGACAAGCTCAGCCAGCTGGCCGACTGGGCCACCGAGCTGGAGGGCGAGAACGTGTTCGCCGGCAGCGGCGGGGCCAAGGCCAACAACTCGTTCAACGGCACCATCACCGTGTCGGTGCTGGAGGTGATGACCAACGGCAACCTGCGCGTGCGCGGCGAGAAGCAGATCGCCATCAACCAGGGCACCGAGTTCATTCGCTTCTCCGGGGTGGTCAATCCGCGCGCCATCACCGTGCAGAACACCGTACCCTCGACCCAGGTGGCCGATGCGCGCATCGAGTACGTCGGCGACGGCTACATCAACGAGGCCCAGACCATGGGCTGGCTGCAGCGCTTCTTCCTCAACGTCTCGCCGTTCTGA
- a CDS encoding flagellar basal body rod protein FlgF translates to MDRIVYTAMSAARFTLEQQGAVSHNLANAATPGFRGQLAAMQAVPVEGAGLATRTLTVASAPMADFSAGPVSTTGRDLDVALLGDAWLAVQAADGSEAYTRRGDLQVDATGMVTILGRPVIGEGGPLIVPLGSTLSMGSDGTLSAIGEGEGPESIAAVGRLKLVAAAPGSLERGEDGLFRNQPDANGVGAALPADDNLRLTPGALEGSNVNPTEAMVAMIDNARRYDMQMKVIGSADENAQRANSLLSLQG, encoded by the coding sequence ATGGATCGCATCGTCTATACCGCGATGAGCGCGGCACGCTTCACCCTCGAGCAGCAGGGGGCGGTCAGCCACAACCTGGCCAACGCCGCCACCCCCGGCTTCCGCGGCCAGCTGGCTGCCATGCAGGCTGTGCCCGTGGAAGGCGCCGGCCTGGCCACGCGCACTCTGACCGTGGCCAGCGCGCCGATGGCCGACTTCAGCGCCGGGCCGGTGTCCACCACCGGACGCGACCTGGATGTCGCCCTGCTCGGCGACGCCTGGCTGGCGGTACAGGCCGCCGATGGCAGCGAAGCCTACACCCGGCGCGGTGATCTGCAGGTGGATGCCACCGGCATGGTCACCATCCTCGGTCGCCCGGTGATCGGCGAGGGCGGGCCGCTGATCGTGCCGCTGGGCAGCACCCTGAGCATGGGCAGCGACGGCACCCTCAGTGCGATCGGCGAGGGCGAAGGGCCGGAGAGCATCGCCGCCGTCGGTCGCCTCAAGCTGGTCGCGGCAGCGCCAGGCAGCCTGGAGCGCGGCGAGGACGGCCTGTTCCGCAACCAGCCGGATGCCAATGGCGTCGGCGCCGCGCTGCCGGCGGACGACAACCTGCGCCTGACCCCCGGCGCCCTGGAAGGCAGCAACGTCAACCCGACCGAGGCGATGGTGGCGATGATCGACAACGCCCGTCGCTACGACATGCAGATGAAGGTGATCGGCAGCGCCGACGAGAACGCCCAGCGCGCCAACAGCCTGCTGTCGCTGCAGGGCTGA
- the flgJ gene encoding flagellar assembly peptidoglycan hydrolase FlgJ: MSVNDLRGQFALDLQGLQRLKQSARQDPASGLGEASRQFEAVLLQMMLKSMREAGPQSGLLDSQQSRLYTEMLDQQWAQTLAGQGLGLAEQIESQLRGQALGAAAPADDRLIAGIPRGTPRPLYGALQLEPGEPASVSTAAPAQSSRTLPSAQAFAAPMRPLAVATARAETGGAEEGGHVAAFVARLQEPARAASRASGVPAELILAQAALETGWGRHEIATAGGGNSHNLFGIKAGANWQGPTTEVRTTEYVDGRPVSRIERFRVYESFEAAFTDYARLIGDNPRYSGVVDAPDAAQAARALQRGGYATDPAYADKLIAVMATLAPFDPARQVAQL, translated from the coding sequence ATGAGCGTCAACGACCTGCGCGGCCAGTTCGCCCTCGACCTGCAGGGCCTGCAGCGCCTCAAGCAGAGCGCCCGCCAGGATCCGGCGAGCGGCCTCGGCGAAGCCAGTCGCCAGTTCGAGGCGGTGCTCCTGCAGATGATGCTCAAGAGCATGCGCGAGGCCGGTCCGCAGTCCGGCTTGCTCGACAGCCAGCAGAGCCGCCTGTACACGGAGATGCTCGACCAGCAGTGGGCGCAGACCCTCGCCGGCCAAGGGCTGGGGCTGGCCGAGCAGATCGAAAGCCAGTTGCGCGGCCAGGCGCTCGGCGCCGCCGCTCCGGCCGACGACCGCCTGATCGCCGGGATTCCCCGCGGTACGCCGCGGCCGCTGTACGGTGCCCTGCAACTGGAACCGGGCGAGCCCGCCAGCGTGTCGACGGCCGCGCCGGCGCAGTCCAGCCGCACGCTGCCGTCGGCGCAGGCGTTCGCGGCCCCGATGCGACCGCTGGCGGTCGCGACCGCGCGCGCGGAGACGGGGGGCGCGGAAGAGGGCGGCCATGTCGCCGCCTTCGTCGCCCGCCTGCAGGAGCCGGCGCGCGCGGCCAGCCGTGCTAGCGGCGTGCCGGCGGAGCTGATCCTCGCCCAGGCGGCGCTGGAGACCGGCTGGGGCCGCCACGAGATCGCCACCGCCGGCGGTGGCAACAGCCACAACCTGTTCGGCATCAAGGCCGGCGCCAACTGGCAGGGGCCGACCACCGAGGTGCGCACCACCGAGTACGTCGACGGTCGCCCGGTGAGCCGCATCGAGCGTTTCCGCGTCTACGAGTCCTTCGAGGCGGCGTTCACCGACTACGCCCGACTGATCGGCGACAACCCGCGCTACAGCGGGGTGGTCGATGCACCGGACGCGGCGCAGGCGGCGCGGGCGCTGCAGCGCGGCGGCTACGCCACCGACCCGGCCTATGCCGACAAGCTGATCGCGGTGATGGCGACCCTTGCCCCCTTCGATCCGGCCCGCCAGGTGGCGCAGCTCTGA
- the flgB gene encoding flagellar basal body rod protein FlgB, producing MIDKLDGALRMHQLALGLRAERQQVLANNIANADTPNFKARDFDFAAELARAAQASPAAGGQALTTTNARHLAARSGALASERELLYRIPGQPSMDGNTVDMDLERGEFADNAVRYQASLTLMNSRIQGLKSALQPE from the coding sequence ATGATCGACAAGCTCGATGGCGCATTGCGCATGCATCAGCTGGCGCTGGGCCTGCGCGCCGAGCGTCAGCAGGTGCTGGCCAACAACATCGCCAACGCCGATACGCCCAACTTCAAGGCGCGCGATTTCGATTTCGCCGCCGAGCTGGCCCGGGCCGCGCAGGCGTCCCCGGCGGCGGGCGGCCAGGCGCTGACCACCACCAATGCCCGTCACCTGGCGGCCCGCAGCGGTGCCCTGGCCAGCGAGCGGGAGCTGCTCTATCGCATTCCCGGTCAGCCCAGCATGGACGGCAACACCGTGGACATGGATCTCGAGCGCGGCGAATTCGCCGACAACGCGGTGCGCTACCAGGCCAGCCTGACCCTGATGAACAGCCGAATCCAGGGCCTGAAGTCAGCCCTGCAGCCCGAGTAA
- the flgG gene encoding flagellar basal-body rod protein FlgG, whose translation MIRSLWTAKTGLESQQVQLDVIANNLANVGTAGFKRSRAVFEDLLYQNLRQPGASSTAQTNLPSGLQIGTGVRPVATERIHSQGSLQNTENSRDLAINGNGFFQVLRSDGTTAYTRDGSFQIDRDGQLVTASGYPLQPSITIPDNALSVTIAQDGIVSITEPGSSQSREVGQLTLATFINPPGLQSIGENLYLETDSSGSPNENIPGLNGAGVLYQGYVETSNVNVVEEMVSMIQTQRAYEINSKAVETSDEMLARLAQL comes from the coding sequence ATGATCAGATCGCTGTGGACGGCCAAGACCGGCCTGGAGTCGCAACAGGTCCAGCTGGACGTGATCGCCAACAACCTGGCCAACGTCGGCACCGCCGGCTTCAAGCGCTCGCGCGCGGTGTTCGAGGACCTGCTCTACCAGAACCTGCGCCAGCCCGGCGCCAGCAGTACCGCGCAGACCAACCTGCCGTCCGGCCTGCAGATCGGCACCGGCGTGCGCCCGGTGGCCACCGAGCGCATCCACAGCCAGGGCAGCCTGCAGAACACCGAGAACTCGCGGGACCTGGCGATCAACGGCAACGGCTTCTTCCAGGTGCTGCGCAGCGACGGCACCACCGCCTACACCCGCGACGGCAGCTTCCAGATCGACCGCGACGGCCAGCTGGTCACCGCCAGCGGCTATCCGCTGCAACCCAGCATCACCATCCCCGACAACGCACTGTCGGTCACCATCGCCCAGGACGGCATCGTCTCGATCACCGAGCCGGGCAGCAGCCAGAGCCGCGAGGTCGGCCAGCTGACCCTGGCCACCTTCATCAACCCGCCGGGCCTGCAGAGCATCGGCGAGAACCTCTACCTGGAAACCGACAGCTCCGGCTCGCCCAACGAGAACATCCCCGGACTCAATGGTGCGGGCGTGCTCTACCAGGGCTACGTGGAGACCTCCAACGTCAACGTGGTCGAGGAAATGGTCAGCATGATCCAGACCCAGCGCGCCTACGAAATCAACAGCAAGGCCGTGGAGACCTCCGACGAGATGCTGGCACGGTTGGCCCAGCTGTGA
- the flgE gene encoding flagellar hook protein FlgE translates to MGFSQALSGLNAASKNLDVMGNNIANAQTIGYKSASMQFADVYAGAKVGLGVSVAGVQQNFKDGNLEATGRNLDLAISGGGFLRFDQGEQIVYARNGQLTMTPDGYLENAQGGRLTGYPGAAGNGGQVQQLNIPAAGLPAKATGELKATLNLDATLPSLDPAAFDPLKSSTYSYANGATVFDSQGTPQTLTLYFIKTEVNTWEVKTARATPAGQEFSPDTTQLTFDSNGLLAGSTAIRTAEDGTVTTGPLQTPYDTTPISFALTNGANDMSFKLNVAGSTQFANEFELGSLNQDGFTSGSLVGISVDKKGQIIGNYSNERTQVLGTIAMANFRNPEGLTPVGGGWAESSDSGQALIGEAGTGLFGDIEAGVVETSNVDLTKELVALIIAQRNFQANAQTIKLQDEVLQQAVNLR, encoded by the coding sequence ATGGGCTTTTCGCAGGCACTCAGCGGTCTCAACGCGGCGTCCAAGAACCTCGACGTGATGGGCAACAACATCGCCAACGCCCAGACCATCGGCTACAAGAGCGCGAGCATGCAGTTCGCCGACGTGTATGCCGGCGCCAAGGTCGGTCTGGGCGTCAGCGTCGCCGGCGTGCAGCAGAACTTCAAGGATGGCAACCTCGAGGCCACCGGGCGCAATCTCGACCTCGCGATCAGTGGCGGGGGCTTCCTGCGTTTCGATCAGGGCGAGCAGATCGTCTATGCGCGCAACGGCCAGCTGACCATGACCCCGGACGGCTATCTGGAGAACGCCCAGGGCGGCCGGCTGACCGGCTACCCGGGGGCGGCCGGCAACGGTGGCCAGGTGCAGCAGCTGAACATCCCCGCGGCCGGTCTGCCGGCCAAGGCGACCGGCGAGCTCAAGGCAACCCTCAACCTCGACGCCACCCTGCCGAGCCTGGATCCGGCGGCCTTCGACCCGCTCAAGTCCAGCACCTATTCCTATGCCAACGGCGCCACCGTGTTCGATTCCCAGGGCACGCCGCAGACGCTGACCCTGTACTTCATCAAGACCGAGGTCAACACCTGGGAGGTGAAGACCGCACGCGCCACGCCGGCGGGGCAGGAGTTTTCCCCCGACACCACCCAGCTCACCTTCGACAGCAACGGTCTGCTGGCCGGCAGCACGGCGATCCGCACGGCGGAGGACGGCACCGTCACCACCGGGCCGCTGCAGACGCCCTATGACACGACCCCGATCAGCTTCGCGCTGACCAACGGCGCCAACGACATGAGCTTCAAGCTCAACGTCGCCGGCAGCACCCAGTTCGCCAACGAATTCGAGCTCGGCAGCCTCAACCAGGACGGCTTCACCTCCGGCAGCCTGGTCGGCATCTCGGTGGACAAGAAGGGCCAGATCATCGGCAACTACTCCAACGAGCGCACCCAGGTGCTGGGCACCATCGCCATGGCCAACTTCCGCAACCCGGAAGGGCTGACCCCGGTCGGCGGTGGCTGGGCGGAAAGCAGCGACTCCGGCCAGGCGCTGATCGGCGAGGCCGGTACCGGCCTGTTCGGCGACATCGAGGCCGGCGTGGTGGAAACCTCCAACGTCGACCTGACCAAGGAGCTGGTGGCGCTGATCATTGCCCAGCGCAACTTCCAGGCCAACGCCCAGACCATCAAGCTGCAGGACGAAGTGCTGCAGCAGGCCGTCAACCTGCGCTGA
- a CDS encoding flagellar basal body P-ring protein FlgI, translated as MRPKLSLPARLLMLLLVFCAATGARAERLRDLAEFSGVRSNALVGYGLVVGLDGSGDQTMQAPFTGQSLTNMLSQLGITVPPGTNMQLRNIAAVMVTADLPAFARPGQHLDVVVSSVGNARSLRGGTLLMTPLKGIDGEVYALAQGNLLVGGAGGESGGSSVQINQQAGGRIARGATVERQVPLQLGNEHGLLELQLKQPDFGTAQRLVSTINATFGRTVASAQDAGLILLDAPRDPNGRVNFMARLESMDILPVEAPAKVIINSRSGAVVLNGSVTLHNAAVAHGNLSVVIENQPKVSQPAPFSQGQTAVVPDSKITVEQQGTGLRMVAPSTNLLDVVKALNALGATPQDLMSILEALKAAGALRAELEII; from the coding sequence ATGCGACCCAAACTCTCGCTTCCCGCCCGCCTGCTGATGCTGCTGCTGGTGTTCTGCGCCGCGACCGGCGCCCGCGCCGAACGGCTGCGCGACCTGGCCGAATTTTCCGGGGTGCGCAGCAACGCCCTGGTCGGCTACGGCCTGGTGGTGGGCCTCGACGGCTCGGGCGACCAGACCATGCAGGCACCCTTCACCGGACAGAGCCTGACCAACATGCTGTCCCAGCTGGGCATCACCGTGCCGCCGGGTACCAACATGCAGCTGCGCAACATCGCCGCGGTGATGGTCACCGCCGACCTGCCGGCCTTCGCCCGTCCCGGCCAGCACCTCGACGTGGTGGTGTCCTCGGTGGGCAACGCGCGCAGCCTGCGCGGCGGTACCCTGCTGATGACCCCGCTCAAGGGCATCGACGGCGAGGTCTACGCCCTGGCCCAGGGCAACCTGCTGGTCGGCGGCGCCGGTGGCGAATCCGGCGGCAGCAGCGTGCAGATCAACCAGCAGGCCGGCGGCCGTATCGCCCGTGGCGCCACCGTCGAGCGCCAGGTGCCGCTGCAGCTGGGCAACGAGCACGGGCTGCTCGAGCTGCAGCTCAAGCAGCCCGACTTCGGCACCGCCCAGCGCCTGGTCAGCACCATCAACGCCACCTTCGGCCGCACCGTGGCCAGCGCCCAGGACGCCGGGCTGATCCTCCTCGATGCGCCGCGCGACCCCAACGGCCGGGTCAATTTCATGGCCCGCCTGGAGAGCATGGACATCCTCCCGGTGGAGGCGCCGGCCAAGGTCATCATCAACTCGCGCAGCGGCGCCGTGGTGCTCAACGGCAGCGTCACCCTGCACAACGCCGCGGTGGCCCACGGCAACCTCTCGGTGGTGATCGAGAACCAGCCCAAGGTCAGCCAGCCGGCGCCGTTTAGCCAGGGGCAGACGGCGGTGGTGCCCGACTCGAAGATCACCGTCGAGCAGCAGGGCACCGGCCTGCGCATGGTGGCGCCGAGCACCAACCTGCTCGACGTGGTCAAGGCGCTGAATGCCCTGGGCGCCACCCCGCAGGACCTGATGTCGATCCTCGAGGCGCTCAAGGCCGCCGGCGCGCTGCGCGCGGAACTGGAGATCATCTGA
- the flgA gene encoding flagellar basal body P-ring formation chaperone FlgA has protein sequence MPRPLPRANRLQQLGALGILLLPTSLTAAQTDPVAVAVQDFLTRAAAGPERQVTVEVAPVTAQLPPCDQPQPFLPQSTQRLLGRVAVGVHCSGGATRYRQATVAISAAYPVTRRALTAGEVLSADLLELRHGDLGSLPRNAVLDAGQAIGRELTRALAAGSPLPANALRSVPLVIRGARVRIEARAGDFVASREGTALDNGGLGEEVRIRTESGAILRARVHGRNLLTVDF, from the coding sequence ATGCCGCGTCCCCTCCCCCGCGCAAACCGGCTGCAGCAACTCGGCGCCCTGGGCATCCTGCTGCTGCCGACCAGCCTGACCGCTGCGCAAACCGATCCGGTGGCCGTCGCCGTGCAGGACTTCCTCACCCGAGCCGCTGCGGGCCCCGAGCGGCAGGTCACGGTGGAGGTCGCTCCGGTCACCGCCCAGTTGCCGCCCTGCGACCAGCCGCAACCCTTCCTGCCGCAGTCCACGCAGCGTCTGCTCGGCCGTGTCGCCGTCGGCGTGCACTGCAGCGGCGGCGCAACCCGCTATCGACAGGCGACGGTCGCGATCAGCGCCGCCTACCCCGTCACGCGCCGGGCCCTGACGGCCGGCGAGGTGCTGAGCGCCGACCTGCTCGAGCTGCGCCATGGCGACCTCGGCAGCCTGCCGCGCAATGCCGTGCTCGACGCCGGGCAGGCCATCGGCCGCGAGCTCACCCGCGCCCTGGCCGCGGGCAGCCCGCTGCCGGCGAACGCGCTGCGCAGCGTACCGCTGGTCATCCGCGGCGCCCGCGTCCGGATCGAGGCCCGCGCCGGCGACTTCGTCGCCAGCCGCGAGGGTACCGCCCTCGACAACGGCGGCCTGGGCGAGGAAGTCCGCATCCGCACCGAGAGCGGCGCCATCCTGCGTGCCCGGGTACACGGTCGGAATCTGCTGACGGTCGATTTCTAG
- the flgC gene encoding flagellar basal body rod protein FlgC, with the protein MSMFNIFNISSSALSAQSQRMNVTASNLANADSVSGPDGQAYRAKQVIFEAQGRDSQGVGGVRVAQVIDDEAPMRLEYRPGHPLADERGYVTLPNVEPVNEMVNMISASRSYQANVEVMNTSKQLMLKTLALGDS; encoded by the coding sequence ATGTCGATGTTCAATATCTTCAATATCTCCAGCTCCGCGCTCAGCGCGCAGTCGCAGCGCATGAACGTCACCGCCAGCAACCTGGCCAATGCCGACAGCGTGAGCGGGCCGGATGGCCAGGCCTACCGGGCCAAGCAGGTGATCTTCGAGGCCCAGGGGCGCGACAGCCAGGGCGTCGGCGGCGTGCGGGTGGCGCAGGTGATCGATGACGAGGCGCCCATGCGTCTGGAGTACCGCCCCGGGCATCCGCTGGCCGACGAGCGCGGCTACGTGACCCTGCCCAACGTCGAGCCGGTCAACGAGATGGTCAACATGATCTCCGCATCGCGCTCCTACCAGGCCAACGTCGAGGTGATGAACACCAGCAAGCAGCTGATGCTCAAGACCCTGGCCCTGGGCGACAGCTGA
- a CDS encoding flagella synthesis protein FlgN encodes MSLAKHLDRQSAAVAQFIDLLEDEQRLLAQGRVDGQHLTDLAARKQELLGAIEQLEAQRRHAQLRLGYGDDRQGAARAATDAGCPSAWQRLLALASRAHQLNRLNGENIRARLEQNQRMLNFLHEARGNGLYGPDGQSRLGRLGAVTSRA; translated from the coding sequence ATGAGCCTGGCCAAGCACCTGGACCGCCAGTCCGCAGCCGTCGCGCAGTTCATCGACCTGCTCGAGGACGAACAGCGCCTTCTTGCCCAAGGCAGGGTGGACGGCCAGCACCTGACCGACCTCGCCGCCCGCAAGCAGGAACTCCTCGGCGCGATCGAACAGCTGGAGGCGCAACGCCGGCATGCCCAGCTGCGACTCGGCTACGGCGACGATCGCCAGGGGGCCGCACGCGCCGCCACGGACGCCGGCTGCCCGAGCGCCTGGCAACGGCTGCTCGCCCTGGCCAGCCGGGCACACCAGCTCAACCGCCTGAACGGCGAGAACATTCGCGCCCGCCTCGAGCAGAATCAGCGCATGCTCAACTTCCTCCACGAGGCCAGGGGCAACGGCCTCTACGGCCCGGACGGCCAGTCCAGGCTGGGTCGACTCGGCGCCGTGACCTCCCGCGCCTGA